The sequence ACCCTCAAGGTAAACAAGTTCAAGTTTAGTTTGGAAGAGAATGAAAAACTCAAGGCCAGTCTTACCACAGAGAGAGCCGCCTGGGAGAAGGAGAGGAACACATTGTTGAAAGGCAGAGGCTGCTGAAACTTCTCTTAAAGCCACAACTGAAGAGCTGATCGGCTTGAAACAACGCATCTCCCGAATGACAGCCGCCATATTTGGTAAGCAGAATCTAATTTTAAGTACAACAACTTGTTTTGACGACTCATAACTATTTTTTTTCTAACCCACCTGGCAACTCATGTGCCATTTGTTCAACATGTCCCAGAAGCTCTAGTCTTGGCCAAGATATGCTGGTAAAGTTGAAAGTTGTTTATGCCTTGGTAGAACAACTATATACTGGCACTCAGTGGGCGCTTGTAGCCATCTCTAACAGAAAACAACCTCCCACTCTTATCAAGACCGTGCTGGATGAGTTATCCATAGTGCCAAGGCAAATAGAGGAGTTGAAGCTATCAGCCGCCCGCGCAGGAGCGATTTCAGCACTCAGTCGGGCCAAGGCATGGCAATTGGAGCTAGACCTAACTGAAATGGCAGACGACTGCCCAAAACGGaaagaagacgggtctcccttTGACCAGGATGATTTTACCAAATGTGTGTGAGAGATACGCCCTTTGGCATGTAAACTGGCTCAAGAGTCATATTTAACAAAGTACCAGTCGGCTTATGACAATGACAACACTCGAGTGAAGGCGCCAACTCACGATGCCATAGATCTAACTCCTCCAAAGCATAAGCATACTTTTGCTCCTGACATTGACCCTACTCTAATTATAAATGATGAAGCCATATTCGAGGCCTTAACCGGCATCGACTGGACATCGCATGACCTTCAAATGGTTGAAGAAGAAGAACCGGCGCGGGATGACCCGGAGCCATCAACTCGTCAAGAAGAAAACTGACCATATCAATGACGATCCAGGCGGCTCTCAGGCCAGGTTGCGGGAGTGCAGCTCCAGAAATACTTTGTTCCTTTGGGCTCGTGAAAGCCTTGTAATAAGGTAGTGTAAAACAATGATCCGCCatgtcatgccttcgtgcatgttgaTCTTGACCTTTGATCCGCCTACTTTACTCTTTATGACAGGCCTAATGTGATCATATATATGAGCCATACCAATGCTCTTATTTTCATTTGAAGTTTGGCATGTCCTGTGAAGAGTTAAATGTATATCCTGGTGACTTAAGGTCAAAAACCAGGGCAGGTGACAACCTAAACATATATACTGGCGAGTTAAGGTCAAAAAACCAGGGCGAGTTACCAAACCCGAAGACTCGTAGTCTCACATAACAGTTGAAAACATACCTGTAGAGTCAAATCATACTGGCGTCTTAAACATCAACAAGCAGTGTGGGTGACAACCCAAAGACTTACGGCCTCATGACCTTAGTTGTTCAAACAAAAATATACTGGTgacttaaagtccaaagccagggcgggttataaCCTGAAAATACTCAAACATGAGCCATATAAGCGGAGCCTCATGACCCAAATAATCAAAAATTGCACAATAGCAAAATCTTAGGAGAAACAAAtccaaagaaataaaaaaagggatACAAAAAGTCAAATATTTGTTAGGCCGGTTTTCCAAAACACGACCAAACAAGTAGGCTCACAGGCCTTGTGCTTTCAAGGCTGCACGGCCATTTGAGTTTATCCAAGCTCACTGTAAGTCGGCTCTCATGTGACACAAGCCgccgttttaaccttaacaagttcagggtcttaaaaAAGATTGACCGTTAAGAGTCCGGCAGGTCACCTAGAGTAGCAAATTGCAAACATGCAAGTGTAACTCATAATATGGCGACTCAGGCCGGtcaagagggtatgaaagctaaaccTCGGTTGATtgaaagcccccaagtgaccttatgactAATTAATAAAGACTCAGATACACAGACATGAAATGACAAAGGCCCTGAATTTtttagggatgccggctttattatattgataACAAAAAATATATACATCAACAGAAGTATGTACAATGGGGAGAGCCggcggctcaagtatagtaaggccgaaggtcAACAATGTTCCATGGCTTGTTGGTCTCCTGCTCAGAGGTGTGTGACTTCTTGTTATCACATATATCAATGAGATAATACGAGCTATTGTTGAGGTTCTTACTGATCACAAAAGGTCCTTCTCAAGATGGAGACAACTTATGCATATCTGTTTGGTCTTGAATCAACCGGAGCACTAAATCGCCCTCTTGAAACGCCCGAGTCCTGactctgcggctatgatagcgatgcaagtcttgctggtaTATTGCTGAACAAGCCGTTGTAAGGTCACACTCTTCATCCAAAGCATCGAGTGCGTTCTGCCTTGCCGTCTCATTTTCagtttcaacataagccgccaccctaggcgagtcatgacggatgccaCTTGGGAGAACCGCATCtgcaccataaaccatgaagaaaggcgtatagcctgttgatctgttggggatgatattgatactccaaagtacgaggtaactcctcaacccaacaacctggtgttcgttccaagggaaccataagccggggcttaatgcctttCAAAATTTCTTGGTTAGCGTTTTCTGcctgaccattagactggggatgagccacagaagaaacatcaagctggatattctctctttgacagaactccttcatagcacctttagacaaattagtaccattatcagttatgatactatgATGTTAGCCCTTTCTGCCTTATCATTAGACTGGGGAAGTCTGCCTACGGGTCACCGCTGTCTATACAAGATTTCTTGAACAAATGAAGACCTCACAATAAAAGAATGGAAAAAAAAGGTATGAATGatcgtagggagctacttggaagcaaaaTTGTGCGAAGCCCACGAATTGGAGACagaataatctccattctccataatggagagtcaggggctatatTGTTTTATGATATTGTATCTTAAAGAGGGTAGcaggtcctagctaatactcatgatcatgtgctaagaacaattaactagggttggttagatgactatgatgatgatgagtatgacttgttattatgataacgagtaaaagttgttagatgactatgatgatgatgatgagtatgatttgttattatgataatgatgatgagttattattatgatgatgatgctGACTTGTTATATTgttatgagcatgatgagttattatatatatatatatatatatatatatatatatatatatatatatatatatatatatatatataaattatatatatatcagtgggtgaaataaaCGTTGATtcgattcaagtggaggcaacatggtgcAGATCAAAAGTATTACTAATCTAAAGTCTGCAACATGTTGCCCCACTTGAATATGTTGccccacttgaatctaatccatgtctctttcacccaatgatatataTAGTAACTCATCATGATTATAAAATCATATGATTAGACTACTATATAATACCTATACAAATACAACGCCAATAAAATTATTGGAAATTTTAGCAGTAGTGTGGGTATGCACGTACTAGCAATGTGCCATTAGCAGTAGCGAGCGTTTCAggaagcacgctactgctatgtATGTTAGCAGTAGCACGGATgaacacacgctactggtaaagtttagctgtagcgccttatcagtagcgctggtgcccgcgctactgataggggcaaaaccccgcgctactgctagcctttttcctagtagtgtgatgaAGGCATCATTGAGTAACTACTGtcaacccactcgtgctgctcaATCCTAGAATCTGGTGTTCGAGATCAAACGATGACAACGCTATAGTGTCGCTTCTCTCTTGGAAGTATCGTTTGTGGAGGAGGGTTGAAGGCACATGGAGGAGGCGGAATGGCTTCGTCTTGAACGGATCTTCGGTGGACATGTCAAATCATGGCTGGTTGCCAGGTgttacgcacgacagatctttcgGAGTCTCCACGTCGGGATGGACGAGCGCGGGCGGTGGCGTCGTTTGACGTTGTGCTGGCGTCGATGGTTGGTCAGACTAGCAataatgatgtgatctctctcctgaagatgggaCAACAGCGGTTTGATGATGTTGACGGCTTCTAAAATGTGTGCATGTGATGTACGCTTTAGGTCTGCCGCACCGGTTGTTAGCTCCGATACGTTATATGAACGGTCGGTGATGACATCGGTTAtagatatggggagtgagagcactccGCATTATCAAGTTTGTAGATATGAATGCTGACTTCGGATGGTTTGATGCATGTTCTTGCAAAACCTTCGTGGAATAATTAAGGGAAATGTTGCATGCCGGCGGACCGGCTGAAGCGTCGCTGGATCCCTCACGATTTAACGACACCGATTTGCGCCATGTCATGCTGTCGTGGGCTCCACGCACACTGCTTTTCGCGTTTTTTATCTCCACCATGCAACTGCATGTCCACTCCTTTCTTCTTCATTCTTCTAGCCTGAGCGTACATCAAAATGGATCTCACCTGCTAACCTGtaagacctggtctcatagaactTTTTTCCATTCTTCTAGTCTGAGCTCGCCGCTTCCCATCTCTCTTGTCTTTTTCTCCTCAGATTTCACCGGGATGTTGTGCTCCTACTCATGCACAAGCGCACCACATGGCTGCAGCACCACCGGCACCACAACCGCTGCTAGCTTTAGATTGGGAAACTGCTCTCCCAATTTCCACTCCTGTTGTGACCTTGCGGTCCTGCCTGACCGGCAGGACGGCGAGATGCGACCCTGCGCGACTGCCGGGATGCTGTAAGTCCACCACCGTCATCTGCCTCCATCCCCTCCTCTTTTTGCAGTAGCCATGGATGAATTCCACACTACTCGTCATCTACTCTCATCCCCTCCTCTTTTCAGCAGCCATGGATGAACTCCATCCCCTTTGTCACCCACCCCTACACTCCCTTTCCCGCAATTGTTGAAGAAGCTACAACCGGCCAGGGAAAAAGTTGCATCCACACTCGAAGGTGCTGGAACCGGCACTTTTTTTTGCTGGAATCACACAATTTTTTTGCGTGAACCGGCTGTTCTTTTTGCTTCAATCTGACTATTGTAGTTTGTTTTGCAAGATTTTGCTGGAACCGCATTAATTTTTGGTCGAACCGCCTTCTTCTTTTGCGTCAACCCGACAATGCCACCATGGTAGTTTTTGTTGCTGgtttttttttgctggaactgACATTACTTTTTGCTAGAACCAACTAAAATTTTGCTGCTAcggcggggacgacgacgacgggaaGCATCTGTGTTTTTTTTTACTGGAACCGTTGTTTTGTTTTGTCGCCATCGGTGTTTTTTTTTGGTTGCCACCGGGCACCGGCGACGACCGGATTTTTTGCTCAGTTCTTTTTTGTGTTGGAAACGGCGGTAAATGCCTACAGCGGTGAGCGAGGGACGGCTGCTGCAACCACGGCGATCGTGTGCTCGAACGGGCTTGTGAGAGAGTTGCAAATCATCACAGACTGGAATCAAAAGGAGGTCATGTTGTAATCCTGACGGTTGTGTGGCGAGCGACGGCAAGCTGGTTGTGCCGCGACGGCGCGGCGGAGCTGCGGTGGGGGTGGGGACTCGAGCGTTGTAGGATGGGTCGATggccgcgggcggcgaggcggaCAGCACGCGATGGACCAGATACGAGCGGGGAGAAGAAGCTCAGGGTGAAAAGGGACACATTGACTTAATCCAATGGTCACATGCAGGTCAATCTGACGGTTGGTGGTCAACCGGCCCAAATTGTGCCGGCGGACCGGCGCCTATCAGTGCCCAATAATTAATAAAGCTGACAGTATGCATCGATTGATGTAGAGGTCGGGGGATTAATCTCCTTTAAAAAAACATATTAACAAACCCTTTGGCTCCAATGCGAGAGACAAAGATGAAAACTGCTTCACACACAATTAAGCGCCGCCGCACCTACAATCGCAAAGCCCCGTCACAGACATAAGGATGTAATCCCATCTATGTATATAAGATACCAATCATAATTCATAAAGAACATTCTGTAATCGCAGTCGTAGCTCTCTTAATCAGAACAGGCAGGCCAAAGGAACGCAACATCACGTTCGACGGTGATGGTCTGTATCCGTGGGAATTGCGCTCGCAGGGCATGCTCGTGGTGGTCCTTGATCCCGGAGCAATCGCGCACCCAAAGAACCTCCAGGCGAGGGCAGTTCTCAAGGACGTCGCTCAGTACTCCCACGGTGATGCGAGATATTTCAAGTTCAAGGGAACGCAGCTCCAACAGAGGCGACTCTCTCATCACATTGACGAGTGGTGCCCTGAAGACGTTGCACCATACAAGCCTCAGGGTAGAGAGTGAAGGCGACCTGCAGACAGTAGCGCGATCTTTCTCATAAAGATGATCCAACCGGAACGAGTGCGATTGATAAGATTTCAAACAGAAAACTAAGTGGCGATCTTgtcaaaaaaaaaaaggaaaaagaaaacaaagtGGCGATAGAAAAAACACCTTTCTAAGATATAGTGTAGGAGCTCATCGGTGACAAAGAACCTCCCGGCGAACACCCGAAGCTGTCCGTCGGAGCGGTCGACGGCTGCCTTCGCCATTGCGCGCAGGACAAGTCTGTTCTTCCGGAACACCACCTCGTGGTTCTCCATGTCCACGGCTCGCCACACATCTGGCAACTTGGCCGCCTCGAGCCACGAGCGGCACACGAGGCCGGCGCCCATGAGGACCTCGACGGCGCCGAGCCTGATGAAGATCGAGGCAACGGCGTCGAGGGGCAGCAGCGACCAGTCCCTGGCCGGCTCCCCATCGTCCATCgatgatcgatcgatcgatcgatctatATCCTCTGGGAGGTGAACCGTCGTCGGTCTTTGGTTGTTGAATAGGAAGGGCTTGCTTCTCGCGTTCTAGGCCAAATCGCGTgccaaacttgttggaaataatccaaacctAATCAGAATCAGGTACGGAGTACGTGTCTATATTGCTAGCAGTTCATGTCCGACTTGAGCTAGCGCTATAGGAATTGCATTGTGTGGCTATTTAGACGTGTGTCCGTGTCCTAGCTACTGTGCTTCTGGCTTGCATATAGTACCTGAGTGCAAGTCCAATTGTAGTTCTACATGCACGTGTCCATCAAAATATAGGTTTCAAGATTTTCTCCACCCCTACCCCAAGCCCCCATTATATACCGGCAGGGCTAGGGTTACATTGCCCGCGCCGGCCTCATCTCGGGGCCGAGAACTATTGCCATCTTGGGACACGGGCCTCCTACGACGATTGTCCCAGGGTGTTCGACTTGGTCAGCGACTTGGACATCGTCCTTCCCGGGATGTTTAGAAGAGGTCTCGAAACTCCGGCCACAAGATCTTGGGCCACTAGATGAACCTTTCCTCTAGTTTTGGCCAGTTTTGGGAAGGTCCACTCGGTTTATTTCGTTTTCCTATTTTTGTGTGTTTTTCTTAACCGGTTCTCAtcagtttttgttttctttttttgttctgttttagtATTTTTGTCTTTTTGTCTATTTGCTTTTCTATTTTTTCAAAATACATGTTGACTTTTTAAATACATCTTGAATATTTTTTGGGTGTAACATGTGTTTTTATACGCATTGATCCTTTTAAATACATCATGAACATTTATCCGCACACATATTGAACATTTATAAAAAAATTAAAACACATTGATATTTTAATAAATTGCATAAATAAATTTTTATATTCTCATGAGTGTTGTTTTCTTTAAATGAGACAAAACGTATTTTTAAAcacgtgaatatttttaaaattccatGAGCAATTATTTGATTGCTATGAATAGATTTTACAAACTACGGGAACAGATTCCTACATTTTCCTGATGATTTTTAATAATGTCGTGAATAAATTATTAAATGTGTGAACACTATTAACATTTTTTTGAActttaaaaatatttattgagaaaacaaTTTTTTTAGACTAAATGCTAGTTGAACTTTTTTAATATTTATTATTTAAGTAAAATATTTTTCATTTCCTAaatataaataaaatttagcaaAAACAAGTGAAGCAAAGGAACGAGCGTAAGTTAGGGAAACATTTCCCATCGACAGACCGGCCCAAGCTTTGGCCGGTCGTGTCGTTCGCTCCTGCACGCCTAGCACACCCACCAATACCATGGAGCCACGCGTCCTTGCGGGCCCACATGTACCGCTTCGCCTTTTCCCTATCTTCTTCCGCTcaggaactctctctctctctcccgctgcGTGCAGCCATGGCcgcgctcctcctctcgctccgATGCCCGTCTTCATTGCCAGGCACTCTCCTCTCCCTTTTCCCCATGCTTGCCACCatggcctcgtcctcctcctccaccccccaTGGTCATGGCCTCCGGTGAGCTCCGAGCCGCACCAACCCTCGATGATTCAAGGTAGGAGACGGGAGGAGAGGAGCTGCAATGGAGGAGACGGGGGGCTAGATGCGGCGATGCAGGGTGTTGACGGA comes from Triticum aestivum cultivar Chinese Spring chromosome 5B, IWGSC CS RefSeq v2.1, whole genome shotgun sequence and encodes:
- the LOC123115189 gene encoding putative F-box/LRR-repeat protein 23, which encodes MAIVLGPEMRPARAITTIGLALSKPFLFNNQRPTTVHLPEDIDRSIDRSSMDDGEPARDWSLLPLDAVASIFIRLGAVEVLMGAGLVCRSWLEAAKLPDVWRAVDMENHEVVFRKNRLVLRAMAKAAVDRSDGQLRVFAGRFFVTDELLHYILERSPSLSTLRLVWCNVFRAPLVNVMRESPLLELRSLELEISRITVGVLSDVLENCPRLEVLWVRDCSGIKDHHEHALRAQFPRIQTITVERDVAFLWPACSD